From the genome of Lotus japonicus ecotype B-129 chromosome 6, LjGifu_v1.2, one region includes:
- the LOC130724396 gene encoding pyruvate dehydrogenase E1 component subunit beta-3, chloroplastic-like, translated as MATLFQGVGAATAFSASNKLHLPSRGSLSESKGSIFVVRSDAWMNNLLNLEARQPQRLITSAVATKADSSASTKTGHELLLFEALREGLEEEMERDPRVCVMGEDVGDYGGSYKVTKGLAPKFGDLRVLDTPIAENAFTGMGIGAAMTGLRPIIEGMNMGFLLLAFNQISNNCGMLHYTSGGQFKIPVVIRGPGGVGRQLGAEHSQRLESYFQSIPGIQMVACSTPYNAKGLMKAAIRSENPVILFEHVLLYNLKERIPDEEYVLSLEEAEMVRPGEHITILTYSRMRYHVMQAAKTLVNKGYDPEVIDIRSLKPFDLHTIGNSVKKTHRVLIVEECMRTGGIGASLTAAITENFNDYLDAPVVCLSSQDVPTPYTGPLEEWTVVQPAQIVTAVEQLCQ; from the exons ATGGCGACCCTTTTCCAGGGAGTAGGAGCTGCCACTGCATTCTCCGCCTCCAACAAATTGCACCTCCCATCTCGTGGATCCCTCTCAG AAAGCAAAGGTAGCATATTTGTTGTCAGATCTGATGCATGGATGAACAACCTCCTCAACCTAGAAGCTCGACAGCCTCAGCGATTGATTACTAGTGCAGTTGCA ACGAAAGCAGACAGTTCCGCATCAACGAAAACTGG GCATGAACTTCTTCTTTTTGAAGCCTTACGTGAAGGTTTGGAAGAAGAAATGGAAAGGGATCCCCGAGTATGCGTCATGGGTGAAGATGTAGGTGATTATGGTGGGTCTTACAAGGTGACTAAAGGCCTAGCCCCTAAGTTTGGAGACCTCAGGGTTTTGGACACCCCTATTGCTGAAAATGCCTTCACAGGCATGGGCATTGGGGCTGCCATGACTGGTCTGAGGCCAATTATTGAGGGCATGAACATGGGATTTCTGCTTCTTGCATTTAACCAGATCTCTAACAACTGTGGCATGCTCCACTACACATCTGGAGGCCAGTTTAAGATACCGGTTGTTATTCGTGGACCTGGTGGAGTCGGGCGGCAACTTGGGGCTGAGCACTCGCAGCGACTGGAGTCATATTTTCAGTCAATCCCTGGAATCCAGATGGTGGCTTGCTCAACCCCTTACAATGCTAAGGGCCTGATGAAAGCTGCAATCCGAAGTGAGAACCCTGTGATACTTTTTGAGCATGTATTGCTTTATAACCTCAAGGAGAGAATCCCAGATGAAGAGTATGTATTGTCACTTGAAGAAGCTGAGATGGTTAGGCCTGGGGAACATATCACAATTTTAACCTATTCCAGAATGAGGTATCATGTAATGCAAGCTGCAAAGACACTGGTGAACAAAGGGTATGATCCTGAGGTGATTGACATCAGGTCTTTGAAACCATTTGACCTTCACACAATAGGGAATTCAGTGAAGAAAACTCATCGTGTGCTGATTGTGGAAGAGTGCATGCGTACTGGTGGAATTGGTGCTAGCCTTACAGCTGCTATCACTGAAAATTTCAATGACTATTTGGATGCTCCTGTTGTGTGTTTATCCTCTCAGGATGTGCCAACCCCATACACAGGGCCATTGGAGGAATGGACAGTGGTGCAACCTGCTCAGATTGTGACAGCAGTTGAGCAGCTATGCCAGTAA
- the LOC130725847 gene encoding uncharacterized protein LOC130725847: protein MEILYLLCSIISSSFTSLILSLLLPFQALLRRLGTSRAASSSTNGGAEPISLYEGTVWHQRRHPVIHSFKYQVRYALIDLDRESHAPPGHISSDEARQLTDTDGPILLLTIPPSVGYEQNPLSVYYCYDVEGSSTRLKKCIAEVTNTPWGERVSFIFNPHSDLVAKALHVSPFMDMLGSWNIKANDPGENLSISISVHHPEHGNYFTASLKAKKLCSSSEPDHAVFFWLMPHKVAVWIYWHAIKLWWKNVRFVQHPRYATPTYKEEALIRDKKLQCCGFSDDTRHLQEGGSDQVCLAEVSPRNRRFKWTDAEWPWS from the exons ATGGAAATTCTTTATCTTCTATGCTCTATCATCTCCAGCTCCTTCACTTCACTCATACTCTCCCTTCTCCTTCCATTTCAAGCACTACTACGGCGGCTAGGAACCTCACGCGCCGCATCTTCCTCCACTAATGGCGGAGCTGAACCGATATCTCTCTACGAAGGTACAGTCTGGCACCAACGCCGGCACCCCGTTATCCATTCCTTCAAATACCAGGTCCGCTACGCGCTTATCGATCTCGACCGTGAGTCTCACGCGCCGCCGGGTCACATTTCCTCCGACGAGGCTCGCCAGTTAACTGACACCGATGGACCCAT CTTGCTCTTGACAATCCCTCCTAGTGTGGGGTATGAACAGAATCCTTTGAGTGTGTATTATTGCTATGATGTTGAAGGCTCATCTACACGTTTGAAGAAGTGCATTGCTGAG gTAACAAATACACCATGGGGTGAAAGagtatcttttattttcaatccGCACTCTGATTTAGTAGCCAAAGCTTTGCATGTCAGCCCTTTTATG GATATGCTTGGGAGTTGGAATATCAAAGCAAATGACCCTGGAGAGAATCTTTCCATATCAATTTCAGTTCATCATCCTGagcatggaaactattttactgCCAGCCTGAAAGCCAAGAAGCTGTGCTCATCATCAGAGCCAGATCATGCAGTTTTCTTTTGGTTGATGCCTCATAAGGTTGCAGTATGGATATATTGGCAT GCCATTAAACTGTGGTGGAAAAATGTACGATTTGTCCAACACCCGAGATATGCCACACCCACGTACAAGGAGGAAGCTTTGATACGGGATAAGAAACTGCAATGTTGTGGCTTTAGTGATGATACCAGACATCTACAAGAAGGAGGAAGTGACCAGGTTTGTTTAGCAGAAGTAAGTCCTAGAAACAGGCGGTTTAAATGGACCGATGCTGAGTGGCCATGGTCGTAG
- the LOC130725964 gene encoding protein TIFY 5A encodes MRRNCNLELRLFPSSYDSSHHHDNHPMVEESSKSPMQNYFQQQENQRPLTIFYEGKICVADVTEHQAKSILMLAHKKVEEEIRMRTPTGAEPSTPTIVQSPHHVHSPGTGLSMKRSLQQFLQKRKTRVQEASPYHR; translated from the exons ATGAGGAGGAATTGCAACTTGGAACTTCgcctttttccttcttcctaCGATTCCAGCCACCACCACGATAACCACCCCAT GGTAGAAGAAAGTAGTAAGAGTCCAATGCAAAATTACTTCCAGCAGCAGGAAAACCAACGGCCGCTGACCATTTTCTATGAAGGGAAGATTTGTGTTGCAGATGTCACAGAGCATCAg GCCAAATCCATCTTGATGCTAGCACATAAAAAAGTGGAGGAGGAAATTAGAATGAGAACACCAACGGGGGCAGAACCATCTACACCAACAATAGTGCAATCTCCTCATCATGTGCATAGCCCTGGCACTGGTCTTTCCATGAAAAGATCATTGCAGCAGTTCCTCCAGAAGAGAAAAACTAGAGTCCAAGAAGCTTCACCATACCATCGCTAG
- the LOC130725962 gene encoding receptor like protein 29-like, which yields MYIASFSNPFVFLQLTTLFHANYHSPTHICSSKATVLYFSLLQQPSLLTQKDETIAIYLSILLICHQLNSRKNLIFRNWILPFSIAFQTNHYCCCFIFSVHSGICQMASVPFLLVVFLLFAGEMVAVMEEKELLGLFEVMDALVDDPDWAQSHPQPCTDTPWPGVECEVSSDYPPIFHVTKIHIGPEILSPPCKSSAHLSQSLLKLSYLKTFSIFNCFVASPVTLPTTLFGPFSSLEHLALQSNPSLHGTIPPSLGHVTNLRVLSLSQNSLQGNIPKQIGNLASLEQLDLSYNNLSGEIPKEIGGLKSMTILDLSWNQIEGNLPYSVGELQLLQKMDLSSNRISGKIPPELGKLKRLVLLDLSHNFIGGPVPETFSSLENLEYFLIDDNPIKAGVPPFIGNLWKLKSVSLSGCGLVGSIPNSLSSLENLTALSLDNNSLNGSVPPNLGFLPNLDQLNISHNKLNGILELPDEFIGKLGKRLDVRGNSDLCISDVTNKKNLSSYLEIPSCRNDKSLTEGPPEDPAGILKPSWIKSNMSSSSSRMDLILILFNLVFSFILIFLNLIL from the coding sequence ATGTACATTGCCTCTTTTAGTAACCCATTTGTCTTTCTCCAACTCACTACCCTTTTCCATGCAAACTACCACAGTCCTACTCACATTTGCAGCTCAAAGGCGACAGTTTTGTATTTTTCTTTGTTGCAGCAGCCTTCACTGCTGACACAAAAAGATGAGACTATTGCAATTTACCTTTCAATTCTTCTCATTTGCCATCAACTCAATTCAAGAAAAAACCTTATATTCAGAAACTGGATCTTGCCCTTTTCAATTGCCTTTCAAACCAACCATTATTGTTGCTGTTTTATTTTTTCAGTTCACTCAGGCATTTGTCAAATGGCTAGTGTACCTTTTCTCCTTGTTGTGTTCCTCTTGTTTGCAGGTGAAATGGTGGCAGTAATGGAAGAGAAGGAGTTGTTGGGATTGTTTGAAGTGATGGATGCTCTTGTGGATGACCCTGACTGGGCCCAATCACACCCTCAGCCTTGTACTGATACTCCATGGCCTGGAGTTGAGTGTGAAGTTAGCAGTGACTACCCACCAATCTTTCATGTCACAAAGATCCACATTGGTCCTGAAATACTCTCCCCACCTTGCAAATCCTCTGCTCACCTATCACAATCCTTGCTGAAACTCAGTTACTTGAAaaccttttcaattttcaactgTTTTGTTGCTTCACCAGTCACTCTACCTACAACTCTCTTTGGTCCTTTCTCTTCCTTAGAGCACCTTGCTCTGCAGTCTAACCCATCACTCCATGGAACAATACCTCCAAGTTTGGGCCATGTGACTAATCTCAGAGTCTTGAGCCTGTCCCAGAACAGCTTACAAGGAAACATCCCAAAACAGATTGGAAATTTGGCTAGTCTAGAGCAACTTGACCTGAGTTATAACAATCTCAGTGGTGAAATCCCCAAGGAAATCGGAGGTTTGAAAAGCATGACCATTTTGGACCTAAGCTGGAATCAAATTGAAGGGAATCTTCCTTATTCTGTTGGAGAACTCCAACTTCTCCAGAAGATGGATTTGAGCTCAAACAGGATTTCAGGTAAAATACCTCCAgaacttggaaaactcaagagGTTAGTCTTACTTGATCTGAGTCACAACTTTATTGGTGGTCCTGTTCCTGAAACATTTTCAAGTTTGGAGAATCTAGAATATTTTCTCATTGATGACAACCCCATCAAAGCAGGGGTACCCCCCTTCATAGGGAACCTTTGGAAGCTCAAATCAGTGAGCTTATCAGGTTGTGGATTGGTTGGTTCCATTCCCAATTCTTTATCTTCCTTGGAGAACCTCACAGCTCTCTCCCTAGATAACAATAGCCTCAATGGGTCAGTTCCTCCAAATCTTGGTTTTCTTCCGAACTTAGATCAACTGAACATCAGCCACAACAAGCTGAATGGGATTCTTGAGCTCCCTGATGAGTTCATTGGAAAGCTTGGTAAAAGGCTGGATGTAAGAGGAAACAGTGACCTTTGCATCAGTGATGTGACAAACAAGAAGAACCTCTCTTCATACTTGGAAATCCCCTCCTGTAGAAATGACAAATCTTTAACTGAAGGTCCACCTGAAGATCCAGCAGGAATATTAAAGCCATCTTGGATTAAAAGCAACATGAGTTCAAGTTCATCAAGAATGGATCTAATACTTATCCTGTTCAACTTGGTTTTTAGTTTCATCCTCATTTTCCTTAATTTGATTTTGTGA
- the LOC130725963 gene encoding uncharacterized protein LOC130725963 has protein sequence MKEYKPKDHTLNRAKNLSFFASIFSLFFYLCVFYVFNLSPYTLLNNNIFWFFMSNTLILIIVADYGAFSSSNKKKQDLYEEYVKHSSQARNHHVSQLVPEYDEQVDKQCINPKKELHGEILQEKKETISDQIVPERVLEIVVQNQPKKPRERANEKKSPELHLQLDDDDYYKELHEEKAIVPARIYRRTKSDRHNRAKHEMERMNPVRRLESMKKVEPKVEEEENEFSRMTNEDLNRRVEEFIQKFNRQIRLQATINQCA, from the coding sequence ATGAAagagtacaaaccaaaagatcATACTCTAAATAGAGCAAAGAATTTGTCCTTCTTTGCCTCtatcttctctcttttcttctatCTTTGTGTCTTCTACGTCTTCAATCTCTCTCCCTATACTCTTCTCAACAACAACATCTTTTGGTTTTTCATGTCAAACACTCTCATCCTCATCATAGTGGCTGACTATGGAGCATTCTCTTCAtccaacaaaaagaaacaagacCTCTATGAAGAGTATGTGAAGCATAGttctcaagcaagaaatcaCCATGTCTCCCAACTTGTTCCAGAATATGATGAACAAGTTGATAAACAATGCATTAATCCCAAAAAGGAGCTACATGGTGAGATTTTGCAGGAGAAGAAAGAAACTATTTCTGATCAGATTGTTCCTGAACGTGTGTTGGAAATTGTAGTGCAAAATCAACCAAAGAAGCCTAGAGAACGTGCCAATGAGAAAAAATCACCAGAGCTTCATTTGCAATTAGATGATGATGATTATTATAAAGAACTTCATGAGGAGAAAGCAATAGTTCCTGCAAGAATTTATAGGCGCACTAAATCTGATAGACACAATAGAGCCAAGCATGAGATGGAGAGAATGAACCCAGTGAGAAGGTTGGAGAGTATGAAGAAGGTGGAGCcaaaagttgaagaagaagaaaatgagttttctagGATGACAAATGAGGATCTTAATAGGAGGGTAGAGGAGTTTATTCAGAAATTCAATCGGCAGATTAGACTCCAGGCAACAATAAATCAATGTGCATGA
- the LOC130726392 gene encoding protease Do-like 5, chloroplastic: protein MAMFSISLHSKHFPSPMLTTPSSTKCLPSATAAITSRRAMVFGSGLVIASWFNLANLNSPPLALAELLQDELQQEEDNLVQLFQETSPSVVFIKDLELTKVPKTSSDEVMLNEDEDAKVEGTGSGFIWDKFGHIVTNYHVVAKLATDTSGLQRCKVFLVDTKGNSFYREGKIIGFDPAYDLAVLKVDVDGYEIKPVALGQSNNLNVGQSCFAIGNPYGYENTLTTGVVSGLGREIPSPNGGAIRGAIQTDAAINAGNSGGPLIDSRGHVIGVNTSTFTRKGTGVSSGVNFAIPIDTVIRNVPYLIVYGTPYSNRF from the exons ATGGCAatgttttctatttctctccACAGTAAGCACTTTCCGTCGCCAATGCTAACCACTCCCTCTTCAACAAAGTGCCTTCCCTCTGCCACTGCCGCTATTACTAGCAGACGAGCTATGGTCTTTGGTTCTGGTCTTGTAATAGCCTCCTGGTTCAATTTGGCCAATCTCAATTCACCACCACTTGCACTTGCAGAGTTGCTACAGGATGAGCTTCAGCAAGAAGAAGATAACCTTGTGCAACTGTTTCAG GAAACTTCACCGTCGGTTGTTTTCATTAAAGATCTTGAGTTGACTAAAGTCCCAAAGacttcttctgatgaagtcaTGCtgaatgaggatgaagatgCAAAAGTGGAAGGCACTGGTTCAGGCTTCATTTGGGATAAATTTGGTCATATA GTCACCAATTACCATGTTGTTGCTAAACTGGCTACTGATACAAGTGGTTTACAACGTTGTAAG GTGTTCCTAGTTGATACCAAAGGAAATAGCTTTTACAGGGAAGGGAAAATAATTGGGTTTGATCCAGCATATGATCTAGCTGTCCTCAAG GTTGATGTTGATGGATATGAGATAAAGCCTGTTGCTCTGGGTCAATCTAATAATTTGAATGTTGGCCAGAGCTGCTTTGCCATTGGGAATCCTTATGGATATGAGAACACTCTTACAACAGGG GTGGTCAGTGGTTTAGGCCGCGAGATACCTTCACCAAATGGAGGGGCCATTAGAGGAGCTATTCAAACTGATGCAGCTATTAATGCAG GAAATTCAGGTGGACCGCTTATTGACTCTCGTGGCCATGTTATTGGAGTAAACACATCTACCTTCACTAGGAAAG GGACTGGAGTGTCATCGGGTGTTAACTTTGCGATTCCCATCGACACAGTCATCAGAAATGTGCCATACCTTATTGTTTATGGAACACCTTATAGTAATAGGTTTTGA
- the LOC130726067 gene encoding uncharacterized protein LOC130726067 — protein sequence MEQEAEQPIPVQVGTSDSSSRVSRVRKLLFRRMLVGIKDGRFFLGGFYCIDKQGNIILQDAVEYRSTRRSSPSPMEQRCLGLILIPSSCRATCHVDCSIDEQLSLLSLRET from the coding sequence ATGGAACAAGAAGCAGAACAACCGATTCCCGTTCAAGTAGGGACCTCAGATAGTTCAAGTCGTGTGAGTCGGGTAAGGAAGCTGCTGTTTCGCCGGATGCTGGTGGGGATTAAAGATGGAAGATTCTTCTTGGGTGGCTTCTACTGCATTGACAAGCAGGGGAACATTATTCTCCAGGATGCTGTGGAGTATCGTAGCACTCGACGATCATCACCTTCTCCAATGGAGCAGCGGTGCCTTGGTCTCATTCTGATTCCTTCTTCTTGTCGGGCGACGTGTCATGTGGATTGCTCTATCGATGAACAGTTGTCCCTGCTATCACTTCGTGAAACATGA